DNA from Thermococcus sp.:
GAGTGTCGCGCTGATAATAAGCTTTGCAGCGATACCACAGTTCATAATTCCCTTCGTGGGGAGCTGGTGGGTGGTTGTTTTACTCCGCTTCTTCCAAGGTTTCATAGTCGCACTCATAGCCGTCTTTAGCAATCAGATTGGACGCCTCTTCATAGCGGAGCGGTCATTTGCAAAGGGCATAATTCTCTCGGGAATCTTCTGGGGAGGGCTCTACGGAATAAGCCTTGCCAATTGGGCCTCCCACAGCTACGCAGGATGGGAAGCCGTTAAAACAGCGTTCCTCCTCTCCGCGGTTGTTATGTACCTAATCCTTGCCCTCTGGTGGCTACTCGTCGAGGACTTTGAGATACCAAAGGAAAAGCACACTGCCAAAGGAACCAACGTCTGGAGGATGCCCTTCACATGGGTCTTTGGCTTCACCTTCTTCCCTGCGCTCTGGATTATCTTCACCCTCGGCTCGTTTACCCTTCACAACGTCCAGTTCTCGGGCTCGCAGGTGGCCAACCTCGTTATGATGCTCGAGGTTTCAATGGGCCTCTGGTCGATAATCATGGGCTACCTCGGCTACCGCCTCTCCGTCAGAAACCCCAGCAATCGCGGACTCTTCAAGTCAATCGTCAGCGTCATGACTCTCTCTTATGTCGTGACATTCATAGGCCTCTTCGTCGTCTGGAAGAGCATCTTGGCCAACGACTACGCCCTCGCGATGCTCGGCCTAGCCATAACCGGCATCGTTCAGGGAACCGGACCCGCGTTCTGGACAACGGCCCCAGCCACTTATCCCAGGGAGATATTCCCGGAGGCCAGCTTTGCACTCGGACTCATCTCCAACTCCGCCAACGCAGTAGCCCCGAACGTCATGTTCATACTCGTCCATGGAGTTACCACGGGAATGGTCATTTTCTTAGCCATGGCTCTGCTCGGTATAGCCCTCCTGCTGGCCTCAGCGAAGATGAGGCTTCCCGTGGAGGAGTACGGAAATGCGGCCTAAACCCGTGGTGGTCTCCTTTTTTTCCCTCCTTGCTACATTTTTCTACGGACTCGGACTCCTCGGCGGTTCCTCGGGCCTGCTCGGATACGGCTTCATCGGATCGATCCATCTCCTCCTTGCTGTGGGCATATGGAAAGAGAATGAGACCGCCGTGGATCTCTCGTCATATCTCACACTCTTGGACATGCTCTTCGGCCTCCTTTGGGTTATGGTAGGCCTCTCAATCCCTGCCATTACTTTGACCCTCCTTTCAGCACTCATTCTAGTGGTTCTTGCAGATGAAGACGTCAGAACTGAACTTAAAGAGGGTCATGCTTAAAAACGGGCGTTACCACCAATGACCCGGTGAGAGGATGGCGATATACTTCATAGGGCTTGGACTCTACGACGAGAGGGACATAACACTCAAGGGACTTGAGACTGTTAGAAAATGCGACGTGGTCTTTGCCGAGTTCTACACCTCCCTGCTCGCCGGGACAACAATAAACAGGATAGAAGAGCTGATAGGAAAGTCAATACATAGGCTCAACAGGGAAGACGTGGAGCTTAACTTTGAGAAAAACGTTCTGAACGAGGCAAAGAGCAAGGACGTGGCGTTTCTCACCGTAGGTGACCCAATGGTTGCGACAACCCACTCCGACCTGCGCATAAGGGCTAAGAAGGCAGGTATAAAGAGCTACATCATCCACGCACCCAGCATATACTCAGCCATAGCGATAACCGGACTGCACATCTACAAGTTCGGCAAGAGCACAACGGTAGCTTACCCGGAGAAGAATTGGTTCCCCACAAGTCACTACGACGTGATAAGGGAGAACCTGGAGAGGGGCCTCCACACGATGCTCTTCCTCGACATAAAGGCAGAGCAGAACCGCTACATGACAGCCAACGAGGCCATGGAGATACTCCTTCAGATCGAAGAGATGAAAGGCGACGGGGTTTTCACACCGGACACTCTCGTTGTGGTGCTGGCGAGAGCCGGATCCCTGAACCCAACTCTCAGGGCTGGCTACGTTAAGGACATGATGAATGAGAACTTTGGTAGACAGCCTCATGTCATGGTCGTTCCCGGCAAATTGCACATAGTCGAGGCCGAGTACTTGGTGGAATTCGCCGGCGCACCGGAGGAAATACTGGAAAAAACCTGAGCCAGCGAAAGCTTTATATTCTCCTTTTTGGGGCATTATGTCGGGATGGGCCCGTGGTCTAGACTGGTTATGACGCCACCCTCACACGGTGGAGATCCGGGGTTCAAGTCCCCGCGGGCCCACCATTACAGCCCTTTCTGACGAAAGCGCTGGCGGAAAGTTGTTTGATTATTTCCGACGTTCCATTAACTTTCTGTACGTGTTTTTTAAGTCTCCACTTTTAGTTAGGCTTTCATCTCAACATTTCAAGGGAGATTTACTCTCAACAGTGTCCAAAGGGCGCCAAAGAAAAAGAACTCCTTGAGAACAAGCAATAATAAAGGAAATCCAATCCAAAACAGCCCGTAAAAAGGAATTCTCCTGTATATTGGCATCTCAAAAAGTGAGTCATTGGTGAGAGGGTTTGTCCTTCTTTTGACGCCCTTCGGGCGTCGATTCTAGAGTTAAACCAGTTCTAGTGGAGCAAATTTGAAATGCTTCCGCTTAAAAAAGGACAAGTTTCAAGGGGTTCAACCTTAAATTAACCCATTCAAACAGTTTCGACTTCAATCAGCACCCGGAGGGCGCTTTAGGTAGTGAAACACTCTCCAGAAGAGCCAAGTGAATAGAAACCCTCTCAGGAACGTAACTTGTAGAAAGGCACCTCCTTTTTCCGCCAGCGCTTGCTCTGCAAGGACTGAATGGCGGGCCGGGCGGGATTTGAACCCGCGACCTTCGGCTCCGGAGGCCGACGCCCCATCCATGCTAGGCCACCGGCCCACCCCGGTACCTATACACGACAATCCTTTAAAAATATAATTCCCAGAAACGTTTAAAGTACAGCATAAACCTTTTTAGCACGGACAACCAAAACACTATGGGGAATGCTCATGAAACCTCAAGAGTTCAAGCTCACGGAAGACGGCATAAAGGCGGTTCTACCCCCCCTCGAAGCGGAGATTATGGAACACATGTGGAAGATAAAAGTGGCCACCGCAGGGCAGGTCTACGAGGTCATGAAGGGGAAGCACCCAGATATAAGGCGCTCTACAATAAGCATCCTTATGAACAGGCTCTGCGAGCGTGGACTGCTTGAGAAAAGCGTCGAAACAGGAAGAGGAGGCATGAGGTACGTATATAGCGTAACCTCCACCCGGGAAGAGTTCGAAGAGAAGATCGTGCAGAGCATCCTCGATGCTCTCATGTCCAACTTTAGGGATGCAACTTACGCCTATCTCTCCAAGATCAAGAAGTGATGGAGATGCTATTCCTC
Protein-coding regions in this window:
- a CDS encoding MFS transporter — translated: MDRKWLAVFMNTILLTSGFGTMHMLEKFKDAVITHYGITGAAMSYQQTAFVVGLFVAFLLGGTSIFKGSFKRSVALIISFAAIPQFIIPFVGSWWVVVLLRFFQGFIVALIAVFSNQIGRLFIAERSFAKGIILSGIFWGGLYGISLANWASHSYAGWEAVKTAFLLSAVVMYLILALWWLLVEDFEIPKEKHTAKGTNVWRMPFTWVFGFTFFPALWIIFTLGSFTLHNVQFSGSQVANLVMMLEVSMGLWSIIMGYLGYRLSVRNPSNRGLFKSIVSVMTLSYVVTFIGLFVVWKSILANDYALAMLGLAITGIVQGTGPAFWTTAPATYPREIFPEASFALGLISNSANAVAPNVMFILVHGVTTGMVIFLAMALLGIALLLASAKMRLPVEEYGNAA
- the dph5 gene encoding diphthine synthase; the encoded protein is MAIYFIGLGLYDERDITLKGLETVRKCDVVFAEFYTSLLAGTTINRIEELIGKSIHRLNREDVELNFEKNVLNEAKSKDVAFLTVGDPMVATTHSDLRIRAKKAGIKSYIIHAPSIYSAIAITGLHIYKFGKSTTVAYPEKNWFPTSHYDVIRENLERGLHTMLFLDIKAEQNRYMTANEAMEILLQIEEMKGDGVFTPDTLVVVLARAGSLNPTLRAGYVKDMMNENFGRQPHVMVVPGKLHIVEAEYLVEFAGAPEEILEKT
- a CDS encoding BlaI/MecI/CopY family transcriptional regulator, with the protein product MKPQEFKLTEDGIKAVLPPLEAEIMEHMWKIKVATAGQVYEVMKGKHPDIRRSTISILMNRLCERGLLEKSVETGRGGMRYVYSVTSTREEFEEKIVQSILDALMSNFRDATYAYLSKIKK